Part of the Halobaculum halobium genome, GGGTCGCGATGCGCATGACCCGGTGGCCGACCGGCGCGGCCGCCTCGGGGTCGCGGAGCTGACTCGTCAGGACGTCCGGGAGCATGTTCCCGCGGACGCGCTCGCCGTCGTACATCGCCTCACGGGTCGCGGCGTCCAAGCCCCCCTCGCGGGCGAGCAGCGCGACCGAGACGACGTGTCCACCGTAGGTGAGCGCGCGGAGCGAGAGGTTCGGCGCGTCCAGCAGGCGCGCGAGGTCGTCCGGCTCGGTCCGGTAGTGTGCGAGCACGAGCAGGCCGAACGCCTCCCCGAGGAGGTGTTCGTCGGCGAGGAGGTCGTCGGGGTCGAGCGCCCGGTAGTCGACGGTCTCTGGCGTCGCGTCGGCGACCGCGGCGTCCACCGTGGGCCGGGCGTCGAGCATGAGCGCGCGGAACGCCCACCCTTCGACCGGGTCGCCGCGGGCGTACCGAATGGGGTCGTCCATCCGCACGTCGGTCACCCGCCGGTCCGCCTCCTCCAACCGGCCGCGGAACCGGACGGAGAACCCCGGCCCGCGCCCTCGTAGCCGTGAACGGTGGTGACGAACGCCGCCGCGGGCGCGTCCAGCAGCCCGGCCAGCAGGCGGACCGGGAGCGCGGCCGCCTCGTCGGCGATGACGACGTCCGCGTCGCCGGCGGCGTCGACCGCCTCGGCCGGCGGGAGAAAGCGGATCCGACCACCTCCGTCCGCGTCACCGGCGCCGTCGGCCGCTCTCGAGGGGACGATGCGTCGCTGCTCGTCGACCGCGAGCGACGTGTCCAGATCGGCCAGGAGCGCACGCGCCCGATCGAACAGCGCGCTCGCCCCGCTGAACGACGGCGAGGTCACCAGCACGTCCCGACCCTCGACCGCGAGGCTCGCCGCGGCGATGCCGGCGGCGCTGGATTTCCCGCGGCCTCGGTCGGCCTCGACGACCACCGCCTCGGGGCGATCGTCGGTCGCTCCCCCAGGCGCTCCAGCGCGGAGAGCGCGCGCGACTGGTCCCGGGTCAGGCACGACTCGTACGCGACGGCGGGAAAGCCGGCATCGGTCGGGGTCCTCGGCTCCGTGGCGGGTGGCGGCGCATCGGCGCCGGTCAGGCCGTCGCGTTCGATCTCGTCCGGACCGCCGGCGGCGTCTCGATCTGGGCCGTCCTCCCGATCGGCCCCGTCGTCGCGGTGGTCGTCAGTCTCGTCGTCGGTGTTCTCGTCGTCGCCGGCGTCGGTATCCCCGTCGGAGTCATCCGTCCCGCCGTCGCCGTCGTCATCGGCTGCGCCGACCGCGACGATCGCGACGCCCGGGTGCCGGCGGAGGGTGTCGACGAGTCGGGTCCGAAACCGTCCGGAGACGTCGTCGATGCCGAACGGCGGGACCGCGAGCGACTCGTCGAAGGCGTCGCGGCGGTCGGGCCACTCCGAGAGCGGCGGCGCGAGGAGGACGTACAGGCCGCCGCCGTCGACGGCGCCGACGGACTGGCCGACGGCGTTCGGCGAGAACTCCGCGAACGCGTCCAGAAGGACGGCCTGCCGCGTGGTCCCGAGCAGCCGAGCGGCGTGTTTTGGCCGGTGGCGCTCGAACCGGATCCCCTCGCGCGTCGAGAGGAGCGCGACCTCCTCGTCGGGGAGTTCGGCGGCCTCGACGACGGTGAAGGCGGCGTCGAGACAGTCGTCGCGCTCGCCGTGAAGCACGAGCAGGCGTCGCTGGTCGGTCCGGCGCGCTTCCGCGCGGAGGTCGGCCGCGAGCGTCGCGAGCGCGTCGCGTGTCACGCCGTGATGTCCTCGGGCCGGGGGCTTGCGCGTTTCGACCGCAGCCGCCGACGGGTCTCGACGCGCATCGCCAGCCTCTCGTCGCCGTCGGCGGGACTACCGGTATGCACCCGACCGATCTCACCCGGCGCATCGAGCCCGGCATGCCCGTCTACCCGGGCGACCCCGGCGTCTCAGCCGAGTCGACCGCGACGATGGACGCGGAGGGCTACCGCGTTACCCGGCTGTCGTTCACGACCCACGTCGGCACGCACATCGACGCGCCGGCGCACATGGAGCCCGACGGCGCGACCCTCGACGAGTACGAAATCGCGGACTTCCGGTTCGATGCCCGGCTGGTGGACCTCGCCGGCGAGGGCGACGAGGGCGGACTCGACGCCCGAGCACCGATCACGCCGTCGGCGCTCCCCGACGACGCCGGAGGTGCGGACATGCTCGTCCTCCGAACCGGCTGGGGAGGGTACTGGGGCGACGAACGCTACTTCGATCACCCGTACCTGACGTCGGCAGCGGCTCGGCACGTCGCGGGCCTGGACTGTGCAGTCGGCCTCGACACGATCAACCCCGATCCGACACCCACGGCACAAGCGAGCGACGACGAACCGGACGGCGTCCCGGCACACCGCGAACTGCTCGGCTCGGGTCGATTCATCGTCGAGAATCTCGATCTCGGTGGCGACCTCCCGGAGCGGTTCACGCTTCGCGCGTACCCGCTCCGGGTCGACGCTGACGGGGCGCCCGTCCGGGCGGTCGCCGAGAGGGTGCCGGAGCCGCGCTGAACGGCGTCGACCCCGTGCAGTCCTCCGATCGGAGAGTGCCGGCACCTGCCGTGGGCCGGCCTCACACGGCCGCGAAGCATTGAACACGTTTATACGGCCTTCCCGATTACGGATGGAGTACGACCTGCTCGGGGTCGTGACCCGCTCCGTCGTCAGGGACTTACGACCGGCGGAGGTGTCGAGCCACCGAGCGGGAAGCCACACAACAATGTCAGTCTACGTCGACTACGAGACCCCTGCGGACCTCGCGGAGCGAAGCCTCGACGCGCTCGAGGTCGCCCGCGACACCGGCATCGTGAAGAAAGGAACCAACGAGACGACCAAGGCGGTCGAGCGCGGCAACGCCAAGCTCGTGTACATCGCCGAGGACGTCGAGCCCGAAGAGATCGTCATGCACCTCCCCGAACTCTGCGAGGAGAAGGGCATCGCCTACGTCTTCATCGAGACGCAGGACGATGTCGGCCACGCCGCCGGCCTCGAGGTCGGCTCCGCGGCCGCCGCCGTCACCGAGACGGGCGACGCCGAGGAGGACATCGACGACATCGCCGGGAAGGTCGAGGAACTGCGGTAAGCCACCATGTCCGCTGAAGAGCAAGAGAGCGGCTCCACGCCCGCCGAGGTCGTCGAGATCGTCGGCAAGACCGGGATGCACGGCGAGGCCATGCAGGTCAAGTGCCGCATCCAAGAGGGCGAAAACCAGGGCCGCATCATCACGCGGAACGTCCTGGGTCCCGTCCGGATGGGGGACATCCTCCAGCTGCGCGAGACTCAGCGCGACGCCGACTCCATCGGAGGTCAGTAAGCCAATGCCCCAGCAACGAGACTGTGACTACTGCGGCGCCGACATCGAGCCCGGCACGGGCACGATGTTCGTCAGCGTCGACGGCAGCGTCACGCACTTCTGTTCGGCCAAGTGCGAGAAGAATGCGGATCTGGGTCGCGAAGCGCGCGACCTTGACTGGACGGCGGAGGGACGCGAGTGAGCGAACACGACGAGCGGACGTTCGTGATGGTGAAGCCCGACGGCGTCCAGCGCGGGCTCATCGGGGACGTCGTCTCCCGCTTCGAGCAGCGCGGCCTGAAGCTCGTCGGCGCGAAGTTCATGCAGATCGACGAGGATCTGGCCCACGAGCACTACGGCGAGCACGAGGGGAAGCCGTTTTTCGAGGGCCTCGTCGAGTTCATCACCTCCGGCCCCGTCTTCGCGATGGTGTGGGAGGGCGCCGACGCGACCGCGCAGGTCCGGGCGATGATGGGCGAGACCGACCCCGCCGACTCCGCCCCGGGCACGATCCGCGGCGACTTCGGCCTCGATCTCGGCCACAACGTCATCCACGGCTCCGACCACGAGGACGAGGGCGCCAACGAGCGCGAGATCGCCCTCTTCTTCGACGAGGACGAGCTCGTCGACTGGGACCTCGACGCGGCGTCGTGGGTCTACGAGGACGAATAGCGCTCTCACGCACGGGCGCCGACCGCCCGCGGTTCTTTTGCGCGTCCGACACGTACCGCCGCACGTGAAGCGACAGGCATCCTCACTCACGACGGTCGTGTTCGGTCTCGCCGGGTTCGCGTTCCCGGAACGTACCATCGACTACGCGAAGCAGCTGTTCCTCGCGGGCTACGAGAACCCGGAGGATCTGGAGCCGAGCGACTGGTACGTCTCGCTCACCCGGTGGGGCTCGCTGCTCGTCGCCGTCGGCGCTCTGCTCGAGTTCGTCATCGACCGCCGGGACGCCGCGACGGAACCGGCCGGAGAAGACGCCGACGACGGCGACGAGTAGCCCCGACGCCGGCGGCGCGCTCAGTCGAGCCGCTCGCTCGTCTCCGCGTACCGCTCCCCGAGCGCCGTGTAGTGGGCGGCGGCCGCCCGCGTCGGCGGATCCTCCAACTCCGTCTTCGGCTCGGCCGGCACACCCGCCACGAGCGTCCGCGGCGGTATCTCCGTCCCCTCGGTGACAACTGCGCCGGCGCCGACGACCGCCTCCTCGCCGACGCGTGCGTCGTCGAGGACGACCGCGTTCATGCCGACGAGCGCGCCCTCGGCGACGGTCGCGGCGTGGACGACAGCGCTGTGGCCGACCGTCACTTCCGGTTCGAGGACGGCGTCCTCGTGGAGCACCGCGCCGTCTTGCACGTTCGACTCGCGCCCGACGACGATCCGACCGTGGTCGCCGCGCAGTGTCGCGTTCGGCCAGACGCTCGCGCCCGCGCGCAGCTCCACGTCGCCGATGACGACGGCCGCCTCGTCGACGTACGCCGAGTCGGCGACGTCCGGCTCCGTCCCGTCGAAGGATCTGATCACGCATGTCGGTGCGCGGCTCCGCCGCTTGAAGCTGTGGGGGCGTCGACCCGACGGACCGAACGATCCCAACGACAGCATACAAGCCCGCCGGCGTGCAAGCGCGGGCATGGTCACGTTCCTCGCCGGCGGCACCGGCACGCCGAAGCTCCTCGACGGCGCCGCGGGCGTGTTCGCACCCGCCGAAACGACCGTCGTCGGGAACACCGGCGACGACGTGGAACTCGGCGGGCACCTCGTGTGCCCAGACATCGACACAGTCCTGTTCCACGGCGGCGGCGTCCTCGACACGGAGCGGTGGTGGGGGATCGCCGGCGACACGACCGAGACCAACGAGGAACTCGACCGTCTCGCCGACGCCGCGGGACTGGACGGCGGTCCCCGCTACCTCCCCGACGAGGCGCAGATCACCGGGCGCGAACTCGCTCGCTGGCGCCGGTTCTCGGGGGTCGCAGAGTTCATGGAGATCGGCGACCGCGACCGGGCGGTCCACGTCACTCGCACCTCGCTGCTCGACGAGGGGCGCTCGCTCACCGAGGTCACCCGGACGCTCGCGGACGCCTTCGGGCTCGACGTCGACCTGATCCCGATGAGCGACGATCCCGTCGCAACGATCGTCCACACCGAGGACGGCTCCATGCACTTTCAGGAGTACTGGGTCGCGAACCGAGGGCAACCCGCTGTCGAGGACGTTGAGTTCCGCGGGAGCGACGCCGCGACGGCGACCGAGGCGGTCCGTACCGCACTCCGCGACGAGGTAGTGATCGGCCCCTCGAACCCGGTGACGAGCATCGGCCCGATGCTCGCGCTCGACGGCGTCCGGGAGGCGCTCGCGGAGACGACCGTCGTCGCCGTCTCGCCGTTCGTCGAGGACCGCGTGTTCTCCGGTCCGGCCGCCGACCTCATGCGCGGCGTCGGTCGCGATCCGAGCACCGCGGGCGTCGCCGACGCGTATCCGTTCGCCGACGCGTTCGTGCTGGACGACGAGGACGACACCGACCTCGATCGGCCGGTCGTCCGCACCGACACGCGGATCGACGGCGCCGCCGACGCGGAGCGCGTCGCACGCGCCTGTCGGGAGGCGCTGGAGGTGGCTGAGTGACCGGGCCCGTCGCCGGCGACCACCGCGGCGGAGAGAACGGCGGCGCCAACGGCGGGGAGAACAGCGGCGACAGTGGCGACGACGAACGCGCCGCTCGCTCGGCGTCGGCCGCCGACCTCGGAATCGACCCCCGCTCGCGCTCGCGAGCCTCTCCGGCGACTCGGATGCCGACTGGGCTCGCGCCGGCGACGACGACGCCGGCGCGGCGTTCCTCGGGGGAATCGCGCTCGACAGCGAGAGCCGGGAGGCCGCGCGCGCGATGGTCGCCGACCGCGATCGAACGGAGTTCCTCCCCGGGGATCCCCTCGCGTGGATCGGCGATACACTCGACGCGGTCGCGGACGCGGACCTCCGCCCCGGCGTGAACGTCCGCGCGACGAGCGCGTCGGCGATCCGCGACGCGGCCGCCGTCTGCGCCGAGCGCGACGCGATGCTCGAGGTGAATGCGCACTGCCGTCAGGCGGAGCTGTGTGCCGTCGGCTGCGGCGAGACGCTGCTGTCCGACACCGAGCGCCTGTCCGAGTACGTCGCCGCGGCGGCCGAGACCGGCGCCGACGTGAGCGTGAAGGTGCGCGCGGAGGTCCGCGGCGTCGACCTCGCGGACACGGCGCGGGCGGTCTCCGACGCGGGCGCCGACGCGATCCACGTGGACGCGATGGACTCCGAAGCGGTCGTGAGAGCAGTGAAACGCGCGGCCCCCGAGTTGGTCGTGATCGCGAACAACGGGGTTCGCGACCGGGCGACCGTTCGAGAGTACCTCGCGAACGGCGCTGACGCGGTCAGCGTCGGCCGCCCGAGCGACGACGAACGGGTGCTCCGGCGCGTGTGCGCGGCCGTCCGCGAGCGGACCGAGGACGATGCGTCTGCAGACGGCAGTCGGTCAGTCGACGGCGACGCCGAGCGCCCGGAGGTGCCGCGGTGACCGACGCGAGGACCGGCCGGGCTCGCCGTCGTCGCGGCCCGGCGGCCAACGCCGAGTTGGCCCTCCTGCTGGAGGTCGCCGGGACGCCGAAGCCGGGGAACGTCGACCGCGCGCGCGACCTCGCGGATCTCCGGTTCGAACAGTTCCTCGCGGGTGCGGTCGGCGCCCGGCCGGGACTGGCGCGCGCGGCCGCCAGCGACGCGGTCGGCGACGCGTTCGAGACGGCGGTCGCCGGGATGAGCGAACAGTCGGGCGGAAACACGCAGTTCGGCTGTCTCCTCCTGTTGACGCCGCTCGTGCGCGCGGCGGCGGCCGATGACCGCGCGCTCTCGCCCGACGGCGTATCCGCGGTCTGTGAATCGACGACCGTCGATGACGCCGCCGGCTTCTACCGGGCGTTCGAGCACGTCGACGTGGCGGTCACCGACCCGCCCGAGGGGATGGACGCGCTCGACGTTCGCCGCGGCGCCGACGCGGTCCCGGAACTCCGCGAGCGCGGGCTGACGTTGTTCGACATGCTGCACGAGTCGGCCGCGCCGATCGACAATCGGGGGACGCCCGGCGACGCAAACGCTCACGAGTGGGTCGAGGGGTTCCCGCGGACGTTCCGCGCGGCCGACGCGATCCGCGCGGACGACGGACCTGTCTCGGACCGCGCGGCGCGGGCGTTTCTCGACCTGCTCGCGGAGGCCGAGGACACGCTCGTCCGGACGCAACACGGCCCAGAGGTCGCTCGTGAGGTGTGCGATCGCGCGGCGTCGATCGAGTCGGTCGAGGAGGCGGACGCGTGGGGAGACGAGTTGGTCGAGCGCGGGATCAACCCCGGGACGACCGCCGACGTCACGGCCGCGGCGCTGTTCGTCGCGCTCGAACGCGGGGTGGCGGTGTGAACGATCGCGGGCCCGGCTCCGAGTCCGACCGGGAGAACCCCGCCGACGGCGGCGACGACGCGACGGCCGACTGGCCCGTCGACCTCGCTGGCGTCACCGAGTCGGTGGTCGCGACGCTCGGCCCGAATGGGCTGTGGAACCTCGCGGCGCTCGGCCTCCACGCGCCCGAACGCGACGGCCGCGACCCAGACGCGCCGGTGCGCGCGCGGACGTGGGGACGCACCCGAACGTGGCGAAACTTCACCGAACGCGGCGGCGGCGTCGTCCAGTTCGTCGCCGACCCGCGCGATTTCGTCGACGCCGCGGCCACGGTGCGCGAAGCGGAGCGCCCCGTCCTCGGGTCGGCGGACGCGTGGGCCGAGGTGACCGTCGAACGCGTCGACGACGGCGAGCGCGGCGGGACGGAGTGGGTCGACTGGCACCTGCGGGTGGCGGACGCGGCCGTCGAGCGGACGGCCGTTCGGACGATCAACCGCGGATTCGGCGCCGTGATCGATGCCACGGTCGCCGTCTCCCGGCTCGACGTGCCGGCCTACGACACCGAGGAACTGCTGGCGCGGCTGGCGTACTTCGCGGACGTGGTCGAGCGGTGCGGCGGGCCCGCCGAGCGCGAGGCGTTCGACCGGCTGCGCGAAGTGAGCGGGTGGGACGACCGCGGTCGCTGAGCGGAGCCGGACCGCGGTCACCGAGCGGATTTGGACCGCGGCGGCGCGGAGCGGCGAGTAGCGACGAAGCCGCCCCGGAACGAACGCTTTTAGTTCGCGTTTCCTGTACCGTTGCGCATGGCGATCAAACCGAAGTACGTCAAGCAGCTGGCGACGCTGCTCCTGGAGAAGTACCCGCAGTCGTTCAACACCGACTTCGAGACGAACAAAGAGAACGTCACGAAGCTGACCAACGTGGAGTCCAAGGGCGTCCGCAACCGCATCGCGGGCTACATCACGCGAAAGAAGGCCAGCAGCGCGGCGTCGGCGTAACCGAGTCTCTGAGTTCTCGCGCGGACCGACCCCCCGAGCGGCGGCGCCGGCGCACGCAACCGACAGGTTGAACGACGCGGGCCGCCCGTCCCCGATATGTCGAGTTCATCGTTCGCGGACCGGCTGGGAACGTCGCCCGAGGCGGCGTACCTCGGGGGCGTCCTCGCGGCCGTCGTCGCGATCGCCGCGGCCGCGCTCGCGTTCCCGGAGGCGGTGTACGACGGGTTCATCTGGCACTACTTCTGGGGGCCGGTGCAAGCGGACGCCAACTCCGCGGTCTGTGCAATCCGGCCCGGCAGCACCGTCGAGTATCTCTACTCCAGTGCGGAGTGTTCGGCCGCCGCGGAACCGGTCGCGTACCCGGGCTACACGCTGGTGTCGGAGGTCGGGTACGTCGTCATCCTGCTGGTCGCGCTCGCGGGCGTCTCGCTGCTGCTTCGCCGGCTGGACATCGCCCGGACGACCGACTTCTTCCTCGCGCTCGTCCCGCTGTTCGTCTTCGGTGGAGCCCTGCGCGTCGTCGAGGACGCCGACAACGCGATGTCAGACGCGCTGTTCCCGTACCCGTGGGACACGCTGATCATCAGCCCGTTCATCTACTTCACCGTCTTCGGGATCACGCTTGCGCTCGTCGTCGCGGCCGTCTGGCTGGCCGGCAGCGGGGTGGTCGACAGCATCGAGCGCCCGATCCTCCTGTCGGGCATCGCGCTCAACGTCGTCACGATCGGCTTTCTCGCCGCGCTCGCGATGACCCCGGGGAACCCGGTCACGTTCTACCCGCAGGTGATCGGCGTCATCCTCGTCGGCACCGCGGTCTCGACGGCGGCGACGTGGTACGCGACGAAGGCGTGGATCCCGTGGGTTCACTCGGGCACTGGCACGGCCGGGGTCGTCGTCCTCGCGGCCCACGCGCTCGACGGCGTCGCGAACGTCGTCGGTCTCGACTACATGGTCGCGCTCGGCGCCGGCCCGAACCTCGTTCCGAAACACCCCGTCAACCAGTTCGTCGTCGACACCGCCGGCGCCGCGTGGCCGTTCCTCGTCGTGAAACTCGTCGCCGCCGTGTTCGTGCTCGCCATCTTCGAGGAGGAACTGTTCGAGGAGTCGCCGCGCTATGCGGTCCTACTGCTCATCGCGGTGACGGCGGTCGGAATGGGCCCCGGGACGCGGGACATGCTGCGCGCGACGTTCGGGATCTGAGGCCAGGCAGCGAGCCCCGATGGGGCCGGGTCAGTTCTTCGGCGTTACGACCGCGGCGAGCGTCTGCGTCTCGATCGTCTCGTCGCGGACGTGGAACGTGTCGGTCGCGAATTCGTAGGTGTTGTCCGGCGTCTCCGCGTGCCAGACGATGTACGCGATGTCGTCCTCGACGACCTGCTCGTCCAGGTGGAAGTCGACCCCCTCCTGTTCGAACTCCGCGAACAGCCCCTCGAACAGACTCCGGATCTCGTCGAGGCCGCGGAACGTCCCGCTCGTGTTCGTGACGACGACGGAGTCGTCGTCGTAGTCCGCCAGCACCTCCTCCATGTTCTGGTTCGCGAACGCGTCCAGGTGGTGGTCGAGAACCGATTCGGTCGCCGCCGATGGGCTCGTGGATGCCATGGGAGATCGGTTCATCGGTTCGACAGCAACGGGGAACTGCGTATCGTCAGAAAACAGTCGATTGTGTGTGGGATGTGTCGGGGCGGTCCCGAGCAGCGTGCGGCGTCGGTTCGCGGTTACTCCAGCACGACGAGCACGTCGCCCATGTCGACGGAGTCGCCCTCGCCGACGAGCACCTGGCTCACGACGCCGCCCTTGTCGGCGACCACGTCGTTCTCCATCTTCATCGCCTCCAGCACGCACACCACGTCGCCGGCCGCGACCTCCTCGCCCTCCTCGACGTCGACCGAGAGGATCGTGCCCTGCATCTCGGCGGCGATCGCCTCGCCGTCGCCCTCGACGACGACCTCGTCGTCGCCGTCGTCCGCTTCGGCCACGTCGGGGCGCTCCATTCGACCGGCGCCCGCGCTGCCGCCGTTCGGCGTCGGAATCGCCGGCGCGCCGCGCTCCTCGAGACTCACCTCGAAGCGCTTGCCGTTCACCTCGACGGTGAACTCGCGCTCGGTCGACTCCTCGTCGTCGGCGTGGGATTCGCCCGCGGCATCGCCGGTTCCCCACCGCTCCTGTGCCTCCGCGAACGCAGAGCGGTCGGCCTCCTCGTCGAGGTACTTCGTCGTGTGGGTGCCCCCGACGAAGCGGTCGTCGGTGAGCATCAGCCGGTGGAACGGCACGATCGTGACGACGCCCTCGATGTCGTATTCAGCGAGCGCGCGCCGGGAGCGGGCGATGCACTCCTCGCGGTCGGAGGCGTGGACGATCAGCTTCGCGATCATCGAGTCGTAGTCGGTCACGAGGTCGTCGCCCTGGCGGAGGGCGTCGTCCATGCGGACGCCGATGCCGCCCGGCGGGTCGTACGTCTCGAGGCTCCCCTCGTTCGCGGGCGCGAAGTCGTTCGCGGCGTTCTCCGCGTTGATGCGGAACTCCATCGCGTGGCCCTCCAGTTCCACGTCGTCCTGCGAGAAGCCGATCTCCTCGCCGGCGGCGACGCGGAGCTGTTCTTTCACGATGTCGATGCCCGTCAGCTCCTCGGTGACGGTGTGCTCGACCTGGATCCGAGTGTTGACCTCGAGGAAGTAGAAGTTCGTCTCCGGCCCGAGCACCTCGCCGTCCTCGCGGTCGGTGTCCTCCTCCACGAGGAACTCGACCGTGCCGGCGTTGGTGTAATCCGCCGCGCGGACCCCGCGGCGGGCGGCCTCGCCGATCTGCTCGCGCAGGTCGTCCGACAGCGCCGGCGACGGCCCCTCCTCGATGACCTTCTGGTGGCGCCGCTGGAGCGAGCAGTCGCGCTCGCCGAGGTGGCGGACGTTGCCGTGGTGGTCGGCGACGATCTGGACCTCGATGTGGCGCGGGTTCTCCAGATACCGCTCCAGGTACACCGAGTCGTTCGAGAAGTACGCCTCCCCCTCGCGCTTGGCCGACTCGAGTTGGTCGGCTGCCTCGGCTTCGCCTTCGACGACTTTCATGCCGCGGCCGCCGCCGCCGCCCTCCGCTTTGATCGCGACGGGGTAGCCGTACTCGTCCCCGAAGTCGGTGACCTCCTCGGCCTCCGTGACGGGGTCGGTCGTCCCGGGGACGATGGGCACATCCGCCTCGGACATGATCGTCCGGGCTTTCGTCTTCTCGCCGAGCGACTCCATCGCCTCGCTATCCGGGCCGACCCACGTGATTCCCTCGGCCTCGCCGACCTTCGCGGCGAAGTCGGCGTTCTCCGCGAGGAAGCCGTAGCCGGGGTGGATCGCGTCCGCGCCGGCCTTGCGCGCGGCCTCGACGATCGCGTCCTGATCGAGGTACGAGTCGGCCGCGCGCGCCGGGCCGACGTTGTACGCCTCGTCGGCATAGCGGACGTGGCCGCCGTGTTTGTCGGCCTCGGAGTACACCGCGACCGTGTCGATGCCGAGTTCCTCGCAGGCGCGCATCACGCGCACCGCGATTTCGCCGCGGTTGGCGACGAGCACTTTGTCGAACCCCTGGGTTTCGGTCATTCTTGCGAAGTCGTTCCGCAGGCCGTCTACTCAAACCGTCGGTTCCAGATCGGCCGCGGGCCGATCGCAGCCGCCGCTCGCCGGATAACTACTCGGGCTTGAGTACGAATCTTCGCCGGAGCCGGCGGCAGTCAGCCGTGGACCGCCGCCTCAAAAGCGGTCCGCGCGGCCGCTCGCGGTCCACGCGTCCGTGGGAGCGCCCCGAGGGACGCGCGCGCCGCGACCGCCGAGGGCGTCGAGTCGCCCCGCGAACGCCCAGCGCTTGCCGTCCCAGGTGTCTTCGGCGTCGCCCTCGGCTGCCGCGGCCGCCGCCGCCTCCGAGTCGCGGACGTGCGCACCGACGGCCGCGAGGATGGCGGCCGCCTCCTCGTCGTCGGCGTCGTCCGGGAGCGTCAGGCGTTCTGCGACCGAGGAGTCGTCGTTCGTCATCTCAGATCGGGATGTTGCCGTGCTTCTTGTCTGGGAGCGAGTCGCGCTTCGACAGCAGCATCTCCAGGTCGTCGATGAGACGCGGGCGCGTCTCCGTCGGTTCGATCACGTCGTCGAGGAACCCCTTGTCGGCCGCGGTGTAGGGGTTGGCGAACTCCTCGCGGTACTCGTCGATCAGCTCCTGGCGCTTCGCCTCCGGGTCGTCGGCGTCGGCGAGTTCGTCGTCGTAGAGGATGTTCACCGCGCCCTTGGGACCCATCACGGCGATCTCGGCGGTCGGCCACGCGTAGTTCACGTCGCCGCCGATGTGCTTGGAGGCCATCACGTCGTACGCCCCGCCGTACGCCTTGCGCGTGATGAGCGTCAACAGCGGGACGGTCGCCTCGGAGTACGCGTACAGCAGCTTCGCGCCGTGGCGGATGATCCCCTCGTGCTCCTGGTCCGTTCCGGGCATGAACCCGGGCACGTCGACGAACGTGACGATCGGGACGTTGAACGCGTCACAGAAGCGGACGAAGCGCGCGCCCTTCTCGGAGGACTCGATGTCGAGGGTGCCGGCGTTGACGCGGGGCTGATTGGCGACGATGCCGACCGAATGGCCGTCGAGGCGCGCGAAGCCGGTGACGATGTTCTTCGCGAAGTCGGCGTGCGTCTCGAAGAACGACCCCTCGTCGACGACGCGGTCGACGACGTTCGTGATGTCGTACGGCTTGCGCGGCTGATCGGGAACGATCTCCGTCAGTTCCTCGTCGCGACGGTCGCGGTCGTCCCACGGCTCGACGCGCGGGGGATCCTCGACGTTGTTCTGCGGGAGGTACGACAGCAGGCGGCGCATGTCGTCGAGCGCCTCCTCCTCGGAGTCTTCTGCGAAGTGCGCGACGCCGGACGTCGAGGCGTGGGTCTGTGCGCCGCCGAGCTCCTCGAAGCTCACTTCCTCGCCCGTGACGGTCTTGATGACTTCCGGGCCGGTGATGAACATGTGGCTGGACTCCTTCACCATGAAGACGAAGTCCGTGATGGCCGGGGAGTACACCGCGCCGCCGGCACAGGGACCCATGATCCCCGAGAGCTGCGGGATGACGCCGGAGGCCTCGGTGTTGCGGCGGAAGATCTCTGCGTAGCCGGCGAGCGAGCCGACGCCCTCCTGGATCCGCGCGCCAGCGGAGTCGTTGAGGCCGACGACGGGCGCGC contains:
- a CDS encoding acyl-CoA carboxylase subunit beta: MEDRIEELREKRADAEKGGGEARIERQHEKGKMTARERIDYFLDDDTFHEFDQFRTHDTHTFGMEEKQIPGDGVVTGYGEVNGRKTFVFAHDFTVFGGSLGEVFAEKVCKVMDKAMDVGAPVVGLNDSAGARIQEGVGSLAGYAEIFRRNTEASGVIPQLSGIMGPCAGGAVYSPAITDFVFMVKESSHMFITGPEVIKTVTGEEVSFEELGGAQTHASTSGVAHFAEDSEEEALDDMRRLLSYLPQNNVEDPPRVEPWDDRDRRDEELTEIVPDQPRKPYDITNVVDRVVDEGSFFETHADFAKNIVTGFARLDGHSVGIVANQPRVNAGTLDIESSEKGARFVRFCDAFNVPIVTFVDVPGFMPGTDQEHEGIIRHGAKLLYAYSEATVPLLTLITRKAYGGAYDVMASKHIGGDVNYAWPTAEIAVMGPKGAVNILYDDELADADDPEAKRQELIDEYREEFANPYTAADKGFLDDVIEPTETRPRLIDDLEMLLSKRDSLPDKKHGNIPI